The following DNA comes from Mesorhizobium sp. B2-1-8.
TTTGTACCGAGGCCAGAAGTTCGAAGCGCCCGTCGCAGTCCAGCATTTCACGCAGCGCCGATATGACGAGCGGATTGCGCTCGGCCACGACCACGCGAACGCGCCGCTCTTCGATTGCCTTGTTCTCTGTCCGCGACCTGATCTTCAACGGCTTCCGGCTTTTTTTATTGCGGCTTGGCGGGTCCAGCCGATGCCTGGACCTGCATCATGACAATTCTGCTCCAATGGCGCGGGGGTGCTCTTTCCCCAGCGACATCGGCTGTCGCGCCGCCGGAAGCCGAAGCGTGGCCGGCTTTTGATGAAATCGGCAGTCCACTCGGCATCGGGAAAGCACGGCATCAGCAGGCAAGAACGCATTTGGCCTGAGATTCCCGTGCGTTAGAAGAAAATGTTGCGAAGTTGAAGCGTGCCGGGTCGCCGTTACTTTTGTATGGGCACCGGACCGAAAACCGGTTTCCACTTTGCGGACTCATGGTCTAGACCTGATTTGCACCTTTTCCGGGATTCTGATGGCGGGAGGCGCTGGTGGAAGGCCAGGACGAACGGACGACCGGCGCCAGGGCCGCCGACGAGCACCACGCCGACATCTATGGCGAGGACGGTGCCGTCCTATCGTCCTTCCTTGCCCAGATCGGCGCGGCGATCGCCGATCGCGATACGCTGATCCTCAAGCGCCAGGTCGACGACCTGCATCAGTCGGAACTTGGCGACCTCATCGAGGCGCTGCACCCCGAACAGCGGCGCGCGCTGGTCGAACTGTTGGGCGCCGACTTCGATTTTTCCGCGCTGACCGAAGTCGACGAGGCGATCCGCATGGATATCGTCGACAACCTGCCCAACGCGCAGATCGCGCAAGCGGTGCAGGCACTCGATTCCGACGATGCGGTCTACATCCTCGAAGACCTCGAGCCGGAAGACCAGGACGAGATCCTGTCGCGGCTGCCGTTCACCGAGCGGATCAGGCTGCGCCGTTCGCTCGACTACCCGGAAGAGACCGCCGGGCGGCGCATGCAGACCGAGTTCGTCGCGGTGCCGCCATTCTGGACCATCGGCCAGACCATCGACTACATGCGCGAGGACAAGAACCTTCCCGACCGCTTCAGCCAGATCTTCGTCATCGATCCGACCTTCAAGCTGCTGGGCGCCATCGATCTCGACCAGATCCTGCGCACCAAGCGCGCGGTCAAGGTCGAGGAAGTCATGCATGAGACGCGGCACGCCATCCCGGCCACCATGGACCAGGAAGAGGCGGCGCGGGAATTCGAGCAATACGACCTTTTGTCGGCCGCCGTCGTCGACGAGAACGAGCGGCTGGTCGGCGTGCTGACCATCGACGACGTCGTCGATGTCATCCAGCAGGAAGCGGAGGAAGACCTGCTGCGCATGGGCGGCGTCGGCGACGAGGAGCTCTCCGACAGCATCCTGGCGACCTCGCGCTCGCGCGTTCCCTGGCTACTCGTCAACCTGCTGACGGCATTTTTGGCGGCATCGGTGATCGGCCTTTTCGACCGCACGATCGAGCATATCGTGGCGCTCGCCGTGCTGATGCCGATCGTGGCCGGCATGGGCGGCAATGCCGGTTCGCAGACCATGACCGTCACCGTGCGGGCGCTGGCGACCAGGGATCTCGACATCTACAATGCCGGCCGCATCATCCGCCGCGAAATGGGCGTCGGCTTCATCAACGGCATCGTCTTCGCCATCCTGATCGGCATCGTCGCGGCCGTCTGGTTCCACGACCCCAATCTGGGCGGCATCATCGCCGCGGCGATGATCATCAACATGTTCGTGGCGGCCCTTGCCGGCATCCTGATCCCGTTGCTGCTCGACCGGTTCAAGGTCGACCCCGCGGT
Coding sequences within:
- the mgtE gene encoding magnesium transporter codes for the protein MEGQDERTTGARAADEHHADIYGEDGAVLSSFLAQIGAAIADRDTLILKRQVDDLHQSELGDLIEALHPEQRRALVELLGADFDFSALTEVDEAIRMDIVDNLPNAQIAQAVQALDSDDAVYILEDLEPEDQDEILSRLPFTERIRLRRSLDYPEETAGRRMQTEFVAVPPFWTIGQTIDYMREDKNLPDRFSQIFVIDPTFKLLGAIDLDQILRTKRAVKVEEVMHETRHAIPATMDQEEAAREFEQYDLLSAAVVDENERLVGVLTIDDVVDVIQQEAEEDLLRMGGVGDEELSDSILATSRSRVPWLLVNLLTAFLAASVIGLFDRTIEHIVALAVLMPIVAGMGGNAGSQTMTVTVRALATRDLDIYNAGRIIRREMGVGFINGIVFAILIGIVAAVWFHDPNLGGIIAAAMIINMFVAALAGILIPLLLDRFKVDPAVASAVFVTTVTDVVGFFAFLGLATWWFSVR